In a genomic window of Acidilobus saccharovorans 345-15:
- a CDS encoding aldehyde dehydrogenase family protein — protein MSEVPGLLKSIDEVLVTDDGLGVRYVVGGQASEQGRRVWVETPLGLRYYITVPPDPSPAFRLRYDSLSLMSPSDRVESLLEASDAIDDYKDIIIKVISMETGKKLSEARDEVEASQAILSQAQELASARGGSLTGRLHFDMSGEWTSTTVHSREGVGLVLPPFTSPFFGAVAGAASLLANGMPAVVKSPWGASASTAAAVAILRGTDLGDFVSLVNMNGYSRLTEQDVAATVLFGRESTRLSVSRTFSNVIANCSGRAALLLCGEPNDIESLARQVVDSAVSNAGQACGSVRWVLASRRLGEELLDSMEDYISQLSVGSPLEGKDVGPLRTRGLVDRAVKLINDAASKGASLSDEVNVNGNYVSPLVISDVPRGAELLWTDVQAPIVSVSLYDDCSEASQVAAMIEGSTAVLVYGSVSAALQLSKLRQGVIIRGRDDSFEALKALCHVVGDPVKYFGEGPEVPTTRTSLLLL, from the coding sequence TTGAGCGAGGTCCCCGGGCTCCTGAAATCAATAGACGAGGTCCTCGTCACGGACGACGGCCTCGGAGTTAGGTACGTGGTCGGGGGGCAGGCCAGCGAGCAGGGCAGGAGAGTCTGGGTTGAGACCCCGCTGGGCCTCAGGTACTACATAACCGTCCCGCCCGACCCCTCGCCGGCCTTCAGGCTCAGGTACGACTCCCTCTCGCTTATGTCGCCCTCCGACAGGGTCGAGTCGCTCCTCGAGGCCTCTGACGCCATAGATGACTACAAGGACATTATTATAAAGGTCATCTCCATGGAGACGGGCAAGAAGCTCTCCGAGGCCAGGGACGAGGTTGAGGCCTCACAGGCCATACTTTCACAGGCCCAGGAGCTTGCCAGCGCCAGGGGAGGCTCGCTCACGGGCAGGCTTCACTTCGACATGAGCGGCGAGTGGACCTCGACCACAGTTCACTCCAGGGAGGGCGTAGGCCTAGTCCTGCCCCCCTTCACGTCGCCCTTCTTCGGCGCCGTAGCTGGCGCCGCCTCGCTCCTCGCCAACGGCATGCCAGCAGTGGTCAAGTCCCCCTGGGGGGCCTCCGCCTCGACGGCCGCAGCCGTAGCAATACTCAGGGGCACTGACCTTGGGGACTTCGTGTCCCTTGTCAACATGAACGGCTACAGCAGGCTGACGGAGCAGGACGTCGCGGCAACGGTGCTCTTTGGCAGGGAGTCTACCAGGCTTTCAGTCAGCAGGACGTTCAGCAACGTGATAGCCAACTGCTCAGGAAGGGCTGCGCTCCTCCTGTGCGGCGAGCCCAACGACATAGAGTCCCTGGCTAGGCAGGTAGTTGACTCCGCGGTCTCCAACGCAGGGCAGGCCTGCGGCTCGGTGAGGTGGGTGCTGGCGTCTAGGCGCCTTGGCGAGGAGCTCCTCGACTCAATGGAGGACTACATATCGCAGCTCAGCGTTGGAAGCCCGCTGGAGGGCAAGGACGTGGGGCCGCTGAGGACTAGGGGGCTCGTGGACAGGGCCGTGAAGCTCATAAACGACGCCGCCTCCAAGGGCGCGTCGCTCTCCGACGAAGTTAACGTTAACGGCAACTACGTCTCGCCGCTGGTGATAAGCGACGTGCCCAGGGGCGCGGAGCTCCTCTGGACCGACGTCCAGGCGCCTATAGTATCCGTGTCCCTCTACGACGACTGCTCAGAGGCCTCGCAGGTAGCAGCCATGATTGAGGGCAGCACCGCCGTGCTGGTCTATGGCAGTGTGAGCGCCGCCCTGCAGCTCTCCAAGTTAAGGCAGGGAGTAATAATAAGGGGAAGGGACGACTCCTTTGAGGCCCTGAAGGCCCTATGTCACGTCGTCGGCGACCCCGTTAAGTACTTTGGTGAGGGGCCCGAGGTGCCCACGACCAGGACCTCGTTACTCCTCCTCTGA
- a CDS encoding DNA polymerase sliding clamp A, translating into MSELESQFGNAVARFRYPDAKMFRSIIDSLSDIIEEAAFTITKDGVKVSGLDPAKVAYVEVTIPYSSFLEYELSQDSVTMGANLASLSKALVDTKKGNSVEFRVSQSQVLIKVEGQARRVYLLPNIEVASEIPEMKLEHDADIKIMADPFRRAVEDAGEFGNAVEFEATDTYFAVRASGERRAEAKFLSGSGSLISLEVKESAKAVYDYSYLDKVLSLTKVAEQVEVMFKTDNPLELRLDSPSFSVRYVLAPYTGEAAGEEKTGRRSRRKEAKEEEAAESEESEEAEESEGEEEEEEGSSEEE; encoded by the coding sequence TTGAGCGAGCTTGAGTCGCAGTTCGGCAACGCCGTGGCCAGGTTCAGGTACCCTGACGCCAAGATGTTCAGGTCGATAATAGACTCTCTGTCCGACATCATTGAGGAGGCGGCTTTCACAATAACCAAGGACGGGGTCAAGGTCTCTGGGCTGGACCCGGCCAAGGTTGCCTACGTGGAGGTTACGATACCTTACTCGAGCTTCCTCGAGTATGAGCTCTCCCAGGACTCCGTCACCATGGGGGCCAACCTGGCCTCGCTGTCCAAGGCACTTGTTGACACTAAGAAGGGCAACAGCGTTGAGTTCAGGGTCTCCCAGTCCCAGGTGCTTATAAAGGTCGAGGGTCAGGCCAGGAGGGTCTACCTGCTCCCTAACATAGAGGTGGCCAGCGAGATACCTGAGATGAAGCTGGAGCACGACGCTGACATAAAGATAATGGCGGACCCCTTCAGGAGGGCCGTAGAGGACGCCGGCGAGTTTGGGAACGCCGTGGAGTTCGAGGCCACGGACACATACTTTGCAGTAAGGGCCAGCGGGGAGAGGCGCGCCGAGGCGAAGTTCCTCAGTGGCTCCGGCTCCCTGATATCGCTTGAGGTCAAGGAGAGCGCCAAGGCTGTTTATGACTACAGCTACCTGGACAAGGTGCTGTCGCTAACCAAGGTCGCCGAGCAGGTGGAGGTCATGTTTAAGACCGACAACCCGCTTGAGCTTAGGCTCGACTCGCCCAGCTTCTCAGTTAGGTACGTGCTGGCGCCGTACACTGGCGAGGCCGCCGGTGAGGAGAAGACGGGCAGGAGGTCGAGGAGGAAGGAGGCTAAGGAAGAAGAGGCCGCGGAGTCCGAGGAGTCGGAGGAGGCCGAGGAGAGCGAGGGAGAAGAGGAGGAAGAGGAGGGCTCGTCAGAGGAGGAGTAA
- a CDS encoding DNA double-strand break repair nuclease NurA → MSSTPSVSEIVGELAKNLLNPGSSSRRSGRSSLSLSEILEASSDEDRGPVDMFERASRPLLPRRVPGYSKDMVHIGVDTSTRLLATPYADIVVSALSVSGPGPVELCDYPSLYGEPMSCGPSPPPFIYVVPHGAVELPEQEGVASVIASPSDLSQSFISKLADYARLSLERWAMEVPVEQIARAFAEAGRRPVVMLDGPIFISQGKGVGNLMVQRYEAVKQLESAGVPVIGVVKRVERSFMLSSSPTYSRLLEGCGLSASGETDAMILQRLASLGCVDEVPGRVYVTPKIIVKGGDGIEKIVEYVIMMPSAWQKLGVRSKVFRLEYTEETLNMLEEFNVDPLQAFLGDSLARESLEPVSVSMSDRRAKALTSSLRALLAKEVVGLGGRLGYESEVELRGLAGEGEE, encoded by the coding sequence GTGAGCAGCACGCCGTCTGTCTCAGAGATAGTAGGCGAGCTCGCAAAGAACCTGCTTAACCCGGGCAGCAGCTCCAGGAGAAGCGGCAGGTCGTCACTTAGCCTCTCTGAGATCCTTGAGGCGTCAAGCGACGAGGACAGGGGGCCCGTGGACATGTTCGAGAGGGCCTCGAGGCCCCTTCTGCCCAGGAGGGTGCCGGGCTACTCGAAGGACATGGTGCACATAGGCGTTGACACCAGCACCAGGCTCCTGGCCACGCCTTACGCTGACATAGTAGTCTCCGCCCTCTCGGTGTCAGGCCCGGGCCCCGTGGAGCTGTGCGACTACCCGTCGCTCTACGGCGAGCCCATGAGCTGCGGCCCCTCGCCCCCGCCCTTCATATATGTAGTGCCCCACGGGGCCGTCGAGCTCCCTGAGCAGGAGGGCGTGGCCTCAGTAATTGCAAGCCCCTCAGACCTGTCCCAGTCGTTTATATCTAAGCTCGCGGACTACGCCAGGCTCTCGCTCGAGAGGTGGGCCATGGAGGTCCCAGTTGAGCAGATAGCCAGGGCGTTCGCCGAGGCGGGCAGGAGGCCCGTGGTCATGCTCGACGGACCCATATTCATAAGCCAGGGCAAGGGCGTCGGCAACCTCATGGTTCAGAGGTATGAGGCCGTTAAGCAGCTGGAGTCCGCCGGCGTCCCTGTGATAGGGGTCGTCAAGAGGGTTGAGAGGAGCTTCATGCTCTCCTCATCGCCGACATACTCAAGGCTCCTGGAGGGCTGCGGCCTCTCGGCGTCCGGCGAGACCGACGCAATGATATTGCAGAGGCTGGCCTCGCTGGGGTGCGTGGACGAGGTGCCGGGCAGGGTATATGTTACCCCAAAGATAATAGTTAAGGGCGGCGACGGCATAGAGAAGATAGTGGAGTACGTAATTATGATGCCCAGCGCGTGGCAGAAGCTCGGCGTCAGGTCCAAGGTCTTCAGGCTGGAGTACACGGAGGAGACCCTTAACATGCTTGAGGAGTTCAATGTGGACCCGCTCCAGGCGTTCCTTGGTGACTCCCTGGCCAGGGAGAGCCTCGAGCCTGTGAGCGTCTCCATGAGCGACAGGAGGGCCAAGGCCCTGACCTCCTCCTTAAGAGCGCTGTTGGCTAAGGAGGTCGTGGGGCTGGGCGGCAGGCTGGGCTACGAGAGCGAGGTCGAGCTTAGGGGGCTGGCAGGGGAGGGTGAGGAGTAA
- a CDS encoding ATP-binding protein, whose product MADKEGLQLDKLKAVESEVDRLDQMLRAAYEKANRVGKLVGRVSRFNEVKVGEGSRIEFVIDPSTYYREREAPFQRVGDYLVIVDPKDLRLVLVRVTSINRRDELAMMGLQPPVSPIVNSVEPRGLITDAIIEGELVLEKGDGDPSPRPAVKSIEPQAPVVVPSPQTLRELLDLPSEGVVLGSLATPGGLIEGGRIPVKLPVQTFLHHILIVGTTGAGKTTLLKNMITAAYSNSRRGFTAIIVDLNDDFVQLPMKPQRPPEPREVYENAYSNVSPPPGVMVVLPITAQVLGEIWASREGGKYVEVLRELGKEYVRDVIAPLLESEVEADLKHKVSDSTGLTYLEAQGLPFRLALVPYFIDTSRSTTDSLVSLMPGLSELARSMLASIRRKFKAKFKFNPPMEILQAALLVALMKLRKGPSDEEAMKMAWELMSNYVANWRESQEAASPEDIPLLKLVGYDERGRASAVKLDEAVDFTTKVILSLMPHRSTVEALFRRVSALLDTGFVDVMIVSDKGLEVLREPSWESIVREANLLQVPVVLDLRKGLESSQGGPESLRVLTYRMLERIIAWKHEAWRRRERDSPEVVIFIDEAHQFFPSEGRSKEEAEEVSEISAMISRIARLGRSRGIGLVFSTHSPKDLNSIVIQLTNTKVLLRSEESQVESLSLPQEVKQYLPRLQDRYMAIVSYAFREGYVFAQTTTPLTMHYDISA is encoded by the coding sequence TTGGCTGACAAGGAGGGGCTGCAGCTCGACAAGCTCAAGGCTGTCGAGAGCGAGGTGGACAGGCTAGACCAGATGCTGAGGGCCGCCTATGAGAAGGCCAACAGGGTCGGCAAGCTGGTGGGCAGGGTCTCGAGGTTCAACGAGGTGAAGGTGGGCGAGGGCTCCAGGATAGAGTTCGTCATAGACCCCTCGACCTACTACAGGGAGAGGGAGGCGCCCTTCCAGAGGGTCGGCGACTACCTGGTCATAGTTGACCCCAAGGACCTGAGGCTCGTCCTTGTGAGGGTCACATCCATAAACAGGAGGGACGAGCTCGCCATGATGGGCCTCCAGCCCCCAGTGAGCCCCATAGTTAACAGCGTCGAGCCCAGGGGGCTCATAACCGACGCCATAATAGAGGGGGAGCTGGTCCTGGAGAAGGGCGACGGGGACCCGTCGCCGAGGCCAGCGGTCAAGAGCATAGAGCCCCAGGCCCCCGTCGTTGTCCCATCGCCCCAGACCCTCAGGGAGCTCCTGGACCTGCCCTCGGAGGGCGTTGTCCTCGGCAGCCTCGCCACGCCGGGAGGCCTCATAGAGGGCGGCAGAATACCAGTTAAGCTGCCGGTCCAGACGTTCCTTCACCACATACTGATAGTGGGCACCACCGGGGCCGGAAAGACGACCCTGCTTAAGAACATGATAACCGCCGCCTACAGCAACTCAAGGAGGGGGTTCACGGCAATAATAGTTGACCTTAATGATGACTTCGTTCAGCTGCCCATGAAGCCCCAGAGGCCCCCAGAGCCCCGTGAGGTCTACGAGAACGCCTACTCCAACGTGTCGCCGCCCCCCGGAGTAATGGTGGTCCTGCCCATAACTGCCCAGGTCCTCGGTGAGATCTGGGCTTCAAGGGAGGGAGGCAAGTACGTTGAAGTCCTCAGGGAGCTTGGTAAGGAGTACGTCAGGGACGTCATAGCTCCCCTGCTTGAGAGCGAAGTTGAGGCCGACTTAAAGCACAAGGTGTCGGACTCCACCGGCCTGACGTACCTTGAGGCGCAGGGGCTCCCGTTTAGGCTGGCCCTGGTGCCGTACTTCATCGACACCAGCAGGAGCACCACTGACTCACTCGTCAGCCTCATGCCGGGTCTGAGCGAGCTGGCAAGGAGCATGCTGGCCTCAATAAGGAGGAAGTTCAAGGCCAAGTTCAAGTTCAACCCACCCATGGAGATTCTGCAGGCGGCGCTGCTGGTCGCCCTGATGAAGCTCAGGAAGGGTCCATCCGACGAGGAGGCCATGAAGATGGCCTGGGAGCTCATGAGTAACTACGTGGCCAACTGGAGGGAGTCCCAGGAGGCCGCGAGCCCTGAGGACATACCGCTCCTGAAGCTCGTGGGCTACGACGAGAGAGGGAGGGCCAGCGCCGTCAAGCTCGACGAGGCTGTGGACTTCACGACCAAGGTAATACTGTCACTCATGCCGCACAGGAGCACGGTTGAGGCCCTGTTCAGGAGGGTCTCAGCCCTCCTGGACACTGGATTCGTTGACGTCATGATAGTCTCCGACAAGGGCCTTGAGGTCCTCAGGGAGCCCAGCTGGGAGAGCATCGTGAGGGAGGCCAACCTGCTGCAGGTGCCCGTGGTGCTTGACCTCAGGAAGGGCCTCGAGAGCTCCCAGGGAGGCCCCGAGTCCCTGAGGGTGCTTACGTACAGGATGCTTGAGAGGATCATAGCGTGGAAGCACGAGGCCTGGAGGAGGAGGGAGAGGGACTCGCCTGAGGTAGTTATCTTCATAGATGAGGCGCACCAGTTCTTCCCAAGTGAGGGTAGGTCCAAGGAGGAGGCGGAAGAGGTCAGCGAGATCTCAGCAATGATTTCCAGGATAGCCAGGCTCGGGAGGTCAAGGGGCATAGGGCTAGTCTTCAGCACCCACAGCCCCAAGGACCTTAACAGCATAGTAATACAGCTCACTAACACCAAGGTGCTGCTCAGGAGCGAGGAGTCCCAGGTGGAGTCGCTCTCGCTCCCCCAGGAGGTTAAGCAGTACCTGCCGAGGCTCCAGGACAGGTACATGGCCATAGTAAGCTACGCCTTCAGGGAGGGCTACGTGTTCGCCCAGACCACCACGCCACTGACAATGCACTATGACATATCAGCCTAG
- a CDS encoding geranylgeranylglycerol-phosphate geranylgeranyltransferase, whose translation MSKAAAYAELMRPVNGVMMGIIVIVGAFVAGHGRLPPVASIVMGFLVAYTLTSSAMVLNDIVDVKIDMVNSPGRPIPSGRVSVAEAKALFWLTSAVGLAISAVMGLPELTVAAVSYVDAVLYDTVTKRTGLLGNFMVAFTGVSPLLYGAFMGGGVNMAIVFETLMIFLSMVGREIAKGVADVEGDRLHGVRTLAVVHGPAKASLASMAFYLAAIALSPLPPLLGIANPIYYGVPIAAVDLVFIYESLKLVRSPTKDVATRVKDVELYVVPLALLGFALGALG comes from the coding sequence TTGTCAAAGGCCGCAGCCTACGCGGAGCTGATGAGGCCCGTCAACGGCGTCATGATGGGAATCATAGTGATAGTTGGGGCCTTCGTCGCCGGCCACGGCAGGCTTCCGCCCGTGGCCTCGATAGTCATGGGGTTCCTGGTGGCCTACACCTTGACGTCGTCAGCCATGGTGCTCAACGACATAGTTGACGTCAAGATTGACATGGTTAACTCGCCCGGGAGGCCCATACCTTCAGGCAGGGTGAGCGTGGCTGAGGCCAAGGCCCTCTTTTGGCTGACGTCTGCGGTAGGCCTCGCTATTTCAGCAGTTATGGGCCTGCCGGAGCTGACCGTGGCCGCCGTGTCCTACGTTGACGCGGTACTTTACGACACTGTGACGAAGAGGACGGGCCTCCTGGGCAACTTCATGGTTGCCTTCACTGGGGTCTCGCCGCTGCTCTACGGCGCCTTCATGGGGGGCGGGGTCAACATGGCCATAGTGTTCGAGACCCTCATGATATTCCTCTCCATGGTGGGGAGGGAGATAGCTAAGGGCGTCGCTGACGTCGAGGGCGACAGGCTCCACGGGGTTAGGACGCTGGCAGTGGTGCACGGCCCTGCGAAGGCCTCCCTGGCCTCCATGGCCTTCTACCTGGCGGCAATAGCCCTCAGCCCGCTGCCGCCGCTCCTTGGAATAGCCAACCCCATTTACTACGGCGTGCCAATAGCAGCGGTAGACCTGGTGTTCATCTATGAGTCGCTAAAGCTGGTGAGGTCGCCCACAAAGGACGTCGCCACCAGGGTCAAGGACGTGGAGCTCTACGTGGTTCCCCTGGCCCTCCTGGGCTTCGCCCTCGGCGCGCTTGGCTGA
- a CDS encoding sulfite exporter TauE/SafE family protein, whose product MIPLYALVLIGVAVGALTGITGSSGVLIVVPALSYLGLSFKDSIGSSLLVDVITTTSVIYVYFTHRNVDVKKAVLIGLGAVLGAQVGSAIAFRAPVRALEIAFSTFTAYMAYVSFRRSKSPSLNVRSLGLGRAAYVLAPALSFVVGLVTGTLGASGGIMFIAIMMLLFSMEVKRMIGTATLAMFMSAASGAEAYIADGMSDVMASVIIGVVAMLSGIYFARLANRMKSSTIYKFLGSVFVLTTISELVKII is encoded by the coding sequence GTGATACCGCTGTACGCCCTCGTGCTCATAGGGGTGGCCGTCGGCGCCCTCACGGGGATAACGGGCTCCAGCGGCGTCCTTATAGTGGTTCCGGCCCTCTCCTACCTAGGCCTTAGCTTTAAGGACTCCATAGGCTCAAGCCTCCTGGTCGACGTCATAACTACTACCTCGGTGATATACGTTTACTTCACTCACAGGAACGTCGACGTTAAGAAGGCCGTACTCATAGGCCTTGGGGCCGTCCTTGGGGCCCAGGTGGGCTCAGCCATAGCCTTCAGGGCCCCCGTCAGGGCCCTTGAGATAGCCTTCTCCACCTTCACCGCATACATGGCCTACGTGTCATTTAGGAGATCCAAGAGCCCGTCGCTGAACGTGAGAAGCCTGGGACTGGGCAGGGCCGCCTATGTACTTGCGCCTGCCCTCAGTTTCGTGGTAGGCCTGGTGACGGGCACCCTTGGGGCCAGCGGGGGGATAATGTTCATAGCCATAATGATGCTCCTCTTCTCAATGGAGGTCAAGAGGATGATAGGGACCGCCACCTTAGCCATGTTCATGTCCGCGGCCTCAGGGGCTGAGGCCTACATAGCTGACGGCATGTCAGACGTCATGGCGTCAGTAATAATAGGCGTCGTTGCAATGCTCTCCGGCATATACTTTGCAAGGCTGGCCAACAGGATGAAGTCATCAACCATATACAAGTTCCTCGGGAGCGTGTTCGTGCTGACCACTATAAGTGAGCTGGTTAAAATAATTTGA
- a CDS encoding dihydrodipicolinate synthase family protein, translating into MPRVEGVVVPLITPFTADLKVDYDAFEWHVKRLVESGVNGLFPNSTTGEFVHVTFDEALRLVKTAVNVAPSGIMVLPGVSSLRTEDSVRMAKEFINVGADGVVVLPPFFYRSSDEVMYRHFSAVARSVDVPVIIYNNPLNTGVVVPVSIYVRLAKEFSNVSAAKVTFADFSYLVELIREVKSVRKDFSVLTGLDYMLLPTLFAGGDGVVPGLGNIMPEPYVSLIRAFESKDWGLTEKFNNVILNLSRLYWMSGQGVESPAVIKAVLEAMGTPVKRFVREPLRPLSDDEMRDAIKIVDEVRRELG; encoded by the coding sequence TTGCCCAGGGTTGAAGGCGTCGTCGTGCCTCTCATAACGCCCTTCACCGCTGACCTCAAGGTAGACTATGACGCCTTCGAGTGGCACGTTAAGAGGCTCGTGGAGAGCGGCGTCAACGGCCTCTTCCCAAACTCCACCACGGGCGAGTTCGTCCACGTGACCTTTGACGAGGCCCTCAGGCTGGTCAAGACGGCAGTCAACGTCGCCCCCTCAGGGATAATGGTGCTTCCAGGCGTCAGCTCCCTGAGGACAGAGGACTCCGTCAGGATGGCAAAGGAGTTCATTAACGTCGGCGCAGACGGCGTTGTTGTTCTGCCCCCCTTCTTCTACAGGTCCTCTGATGAGGTAATGTACAGGCACTTCTCCGCGGTGGCCAGGAGCGTTGACGTGCCTGTGATAATATACAACAACCCGCTGAACACCGGGGTTGTCGTGCCGGTCAGCATCTACGTGAGGCTGGCCAAGGAGTTCAGCAACGTGTCGGCGGCTAAGGTCACGTTCGCGGACTTCTCGTACCTGGTAGAGCTGATAAGGGAAGTCAAGTCGGTGAGGAAGGACTTCAGCGTGCTGACAGGCCTTGACTACATGCTGCTCCCGACCCTCTTTGCGGGAGGCGACGGCGTCGTCCCAGGGCTCGGCAACATAATGCCTGAGCCCTACGTGAGCCTCATAAGGGCCTTCGAGTCAAAGGACTGGGGGCTCACGGAGAAGTTTAACAATGTTATACTTAACCTGAGCAGGCTGTACTGGATGAGCGGGCAGGGGGTCGAGTCGCCGGCTGTAATAAAGGCCGTACTGGAGGCCATGGGAACCCCGGTGAAGAGGTTCGTGAGGGAGCCCCTCAGGCCGCTCAGCGACGATGAGATGAGGGATGCCATAAAAATAGTTGACGAGGTCAGGAGGGAGCTAGGCTGA
- a CDS encoding cob(I)yrinic acid a,c-diamide adenosyltransferase: MFTRTGDEGTTYCSLLNERVPKDHVLVELMGSLDEANSFVGLARSLVPSYMTDVLADLEYIQRLIFRVGYTASGRVSVTEDDLRRLEDMADNYYGRHPLKNFVLPAGPSPAAALHVARAVVRRAERVMVRASREYKIDPLALKIVNRLSSALFALAVYVATAMGYPEEPV; the protein is encoded by the coding sequence GTGTTCACTAGGACGGGCGACGAGGGCACAACATACTGCAGCCTCCTCAACGAGAGGGTCCCAAAGGACCACGTCCTCGTGGAGCTAATGGGCTCCCTGGACGAGGCCAACAGCTTCGTTGGGCTCGCCAGGTCGCTCGTCCCCAGCTACATGACTGACGTGCTGGCCGACCTGGAGTACATACAGAGGCTCATCTTCAGGGTCGGCTACACGGCCTCGGGAAGGGTCTCGGTGACGGAGGACGACCTGAGGAGGCTTGAGGACATGGCAGATAACTACTATGGCAGGCACCCCCTCAAGAACTTCGTGTTGCCCGCGGGCCCCAGCCCCGCGGCGGCGCTGCACGTGGCCAGGGCCGTGGTCAGGAGGGCTGAGAGGGTCATGGTAAGGGCCTCTAGGGAGTACAAGATAGACCCCCTCGCGCTGAAGATAGTCAACAGGCTGAGCAGCGCCCTGTTCGCGCTGGCAGTCTACGTGGCCACCGCCATGGGCTACCCTGAGGAGCCCGTGTAG
- a CDS encoding glycosyltransferase — MVTAAYNEAENVPKLAERLRAALKGYDHEIILVDDSSPDGTAAVAAKYFDRVIVMNNVGQTASLLEGIKEASGDLVVTIDADLENPPELVPGIIKAARDMGCDVVVASRTWLPRPAEVIASATLGRLLGVRDLFSNFRVFRRSLLADYNLKLGETFGCELLAASRLRGAKVCEVLYRPPPRRRSPRIGGTLKANIRATLAWLKCAYFYVGLSTAKALGLNAV; from the coding sequence GTGGTTACAGCTGCCTACAACGAGGCGGAGAACGTCCCAAAGCTCGCCGAGAGGCTCAGGGCCGCGCTGAAGGGCTACGACCACGAGATTATACTGGTCGACGACAGCTCGCCTGACGGCACCGCGGCTGTGGCGGCCAAGTACTTCGACAGGGTCATAGTTATGAACAACGTGGGCCAGACCGCGAGCCTCCTGGAGGGCATCAAGGAGGCCTCAGGAGACCTAGTGGTTACTATAGACGCGGACCTAGAGAACCCGCCCGAGCTCGTGCCGGGCATCATTAAGGCCGCCAGGGACATGGGGTGCGACGTGGTGGTGGCGTCGAGGACCTGGCTCCCGAGGCCCGCCGAGGTGATAGCCTCAGCAACCCTCGGAAGGCTCCTGGGCGTCAGGGACCTCTTCTCCAACTTCAGGGTCTTCAGGAGGTCCCTCCTGGCTGACTATAACCTTAAGCTTGGGGAGACCTTCGGCTGTGAGCTCCTGGCGGCCTCGAGGCTCAGGGGGGCAAAGGTCTGCGAGGTGCTCTACAGGCCGCCCCCAAGGAGGCGGAGCCCCAGGATCGGGGGGACGCTTAAGGCTAACATCAGGGCGACGCTCGCCTGGCTCAAGTGCGCTTACTTCTACGTCGGCCTCTCCACGGCTAAGGCCCTGGGCCTAAACGCGGTCTAA
- a CDS encoding MFS transporter translates to MKGRPDDPERSRGVMRISLYNLVNGMTSSAYSPYLSFIGASLGLSGYTLGIVSTAGTFFTNMAQYFSSVTRSRARLLVLEGNLVRGLGLFLMLFFLNSHIIYTILVAVIMAGSGVSSMGLSLLSEYYSRGSRSIVLSRMAFYSALGSLPVIVAGGLYMATNVELAKYIFVASAVVTTLSTFIVFDLPYDEPQGRRSLRLSAKGLEKFLAFNFVYMIVWSFAWPLFPLSQIYIFKMTTEQVAIINVIATSSTVVVQRFIGGFIARRMKLSMFLGRLTNTFFALAYAVSPNIYGIYVSQLLAGLANSINNVAYFSYLVDKVEDKRAAIGTYSVVMGVGALIGGELGGWAFEYLKAIEGYECLRQLMLYTAIARASAASLFLLL, encoded by the coding sequence ATGAAAGGACGGCCGGACGACCCAGAAAGATCGCGCGGAGTGATGAGGATATCGCTTTACAACCTGGTAAACGGCATGACCAGCAGCGCCTACTCGCCTTACCTTTCATTTATAGGGGCCTCCCTGGGGCTCTCAGGCTACACCCTTGGCATAGTCTCAACCGCAGGCACGTTCTTCACTAACATGGCGCAGTACTTCTCGTCAGTGACGAGGAGCAGGGCGAGGCTCCTGGTACTTGAGGGGAACTTAGTTAGGGGCCTCGGCCTCTTCCTTATGCTGTTCTTCCTGAACAGCCACATCATATACACCATTCTAGTCGCCGTGATTATGGCGGGCTCAGGCGTAAGCTCCATGGGCCTCTCCCTCCTGAGTGAGTACTACAGCAGGGGAAGCAGGAGCATAGTTTTGTCCAGGATGGCCTTCTACTCGGCCCTGGGCTCGCTTCCTGTAATAGTGGCGGGAGGCCTGTATATGGCCACTAACGTGGAGCTGGCTAAGTACATCTTCGTCGCATCAGCTGTGGTGACCACCCTTTCCACTTTCATAGTGTTTGACCTGCCCTACGACGAGCCCCAGGGACGAAGGTCCCTCAGGCTCTCCGCCAAGGGGCTTGAGAAGTTCCTGGCGTTTAACTTTGTCTACATGATTGTGTGGTCCTTCGCCTGGCCCCTCTTCCCCCTCTCGCAAATTTACATATTTAAGATGACGACCGAGCAGGTGGCCATAATAAACGTCATAGCCACCTCCTCAACGGTTGTCGTCCAGAGGTTCATAGGGGGGTTCATAGCTAGGAGGATGAAGCTCTCCATGTTCCTGGGCAGGCTCACCAACACCTTCTTCGCGCTGGCCTACGCCGTGTCACCCAACATTTACGGCATATACGTATCCCAGCTCCTGGCAGGCCTGGCCAACTCAATAAATAACGTGGCCTACTTCTCATACCTCGTCGATAAGGTGGAGGACAAGAGGGCCGCCATAGGCACCTACAGCGTCGTCATGGGCGTGGGGGCCTTGATAGGGGGCGAGCTGGGCGGCTGGGCCTTCGAGTACCTTAAGGCGATAGAGGGCTACGAGTGCCTCAGGCAGCTGATGCTGTACACGGCGATAGCCAGGGCGTCGGCGGCCTCCCTCTTCCTGCTCCTCTAA